One stretch of Pseudomonas azotoformans DNA includes these proteins:
- a CDS encoding OmpP1/FadL family transporter — MKKVMLKTTLSLAVAMASSHLFASGFALNEQSVSGMGTGFAGRSSSADDASTVYGNPAGMSRLNGQQITGGVAAIDASTDISDTGGNSRGSNKGDMVPFTAVPFGFYTNKLNDQWAIGFGVYAPFGLVTDYENGFQGRGFGSKSEVKVITFQPTVSYAFNDRVSIGFGPTINRISGVLESDKTLDPRFADTNVKIKGDDTALGFNIGVLVQATDTTRVGLTYHSKVNYKLEGHTTVSGPAQTQPFLRNNRYDASLKIETPESYDLSVTQDLTDAWKLYGGATWTRWSRLKEITVNNEGVTGVGGGGLAPSQLTAITEKQDWHDTWAYAVGTSYQLTKQVVLRTGLTFDQSPTNNADRSPRIPTGDRTIFSVGMGYKVMDNMTIDLAYSYLKEEDVKVNNKANPPSTASYNAKYENSANGFGLGMTYTF; from the coding sequence ATGAAAAAAGTAATGCTCAAGACCACACTTAGCCTCGCCGTTGCCATGGCATCCTCCCACCTGTTCGCAAGCGGTTTCGCACTGAACGAACAGAGCGTCAGCGGGATGGGTACGGGTTTCGCAGGTCGCTCTTCTTCTGCCGATGATGCAAGCACTGTTTACGGTAACCCTGCCGGTATGTCCCGCCTGAATGGTCAACAGATCACGGGGGGCGTTGCTGCCATTGATGCTTCGACCGATATCAGCGACACAGGTGGTAATTCCCGCGGCTCCAACAAAGGCGATATGGTTCCGTTCACGGCCGTTCCTTTCGGTTTTTACACCAACAAACTAAACGATCAGTGGGCCATCGGCTTCGGTGTATACGCACCGTTCGGCCTGGTGACCGACTATGAAAACGGCTTCCAGGGCCGTGGCTTCGGCAGCAAGAGCGAAGTGAAGGTCATCACCTTCCAGCCAACTGTCAGCTATGCATTCAACGACCGTGTCTCCATCGGTTTTGGCCCGACCATCAACCGGATCTCCGGTGTGCTGGAATCGGACAAGACACTCGACCCGCGCTTTGCAGACACCAACGTCAAGATCAAGGGTGATGACACCGCGCTGGGCTTTAACATCGGCGTGCTGGTCCAGGCCACGGATACCACCCGTGTCGGCCTGACCTACCACTCGAAGGTCAATTACAAACTTGAGGGTCATACCACCGTCAGCGGTCCAGCGCAGACTCAACCGTTCCTGCGCAACAACCGTTACGACGCTTCGTTGAAAATCGAAACGCCAGAATCCTACGATCTGTCGGTCACTCAAGACCTGACCGATGCCTGGAAACTGTACGGTGGCGCTACCTGGACGCGCTGGAGCCGTCTGAAAGAAATCACCGTCAACAACGAAGGTGTAACTGGCGTTGGGGGTGGCGGCCTGGCACCTAGCCAATTGACAGCGATCACCGAGAAGCAAGATTGGCACGACACCTGGGCCTACGCCGTGGGTACTTCGTACCAGTTGACCAAGCAAGTGGTACTGCGTACCGGCTTGACCTTCGACCAGTCTCCCACCAACAACGCCGATCGTTCGCCACGTATTCCTACCGGTGACCGTACGATCTTCAGTGTGGGTATGGGCTACAAAGTCATGGATAACATGACCATTGACCTGGCCTATTCCTACCTGAAGGAAGAAGACGTCAAGGTCAACAACAAGGCCAACCCGCCGTCGACAGCCAGCTACAACGCCAAGTACGAAAACAGCGCCAACGGTTTCGGCCTGGGCATGACCTACACCTTCTGA
- the cobT gene encoding nicotinate-nucleotide--dimethylbenzimidazole phosphoribosyltransferase → MTDTWWLNPCKAIDTQAYEHALARQQQLTKPAGSLGQLEALAVQLAGLQGQVKPSVDSLWIAIFAGDHGVVAEGVSAFPQEVTGQMLHNFVSGGAAISVLARQLDAQLEVVDLGTVTPSLDLPGVRHLNIGAGTANFVNGPAMTQAQGQLALQAGRDSARRALAGGAQLFIGGEMGIGNTTAASALACALLDCQVSDLTGPGTGLNAQGVSHKVAVIERALAVHAAQRGDALQTLFNLGGFEIAALVGAYLACAQEGIVVLVDGFICTVAALVATRLNPACREWLVFGHRGAEPGHRHVLQHLDAQPLLELGLRLGEGSGAVLAVPLLRLACALHGQMATFSEAAVADRPA, encoded by the coding sequence ATGACTGACACCTGGTGGCTCAACCCGTGTAAGGCGATCGACACTCAAGCGTACGAACACGCCCTGGCACGCCAACAGCAATTGACCAAACCGGCCGGCTCCCTCGGCCAGTTGGAAGCGCTGGCGGTGCAATTGGCCGGCTTGCAGGGCCAGGTCAAGCCGTCGGTAGATTCGCTGTGGATCGCCATCTTCGCCGGTGACCATGGCGTGGTTGCCGAAGGCGTGTCGGCGTTTCCCCAGGAAGTCACCGGGCAGATGCTGCACAACTTCGTCAGCGGTGGCGCGGCCATCAGCGTCTTGGCGCGGCAGTTGGACGCCCAATTGGAAGTGGTCGACCTGGGCACGGTGACCCCGTCCCTGGACCTGCCCGGTGTGCGTCACCTGAACATCGGCGCGGGCACCGCCAATTTCGTCAACGGCCCGGCCATGACCCAGGCCCAGGGGCAACTCGCCCTGCAAGCTGGTCGCGACAGTGCGCGGCGGGCGTTGGCAGGTGGTGCACAGCTGTTTATCGGCGGCGAGATGGGCATCGGCAACACCACCGCCGCCAGTGCGCTGGCGTGTGCCTTGCTCGACTGCCAGGTCAGTGACCTGACGGGGCCGGGCACCGGCTTGAATGCCCAGGGCGTAAGCCACAAAGTGGCCGTGATCGAACGCGCACTGGCGGTGCATGCCGCTCAGCGCGGTGATGCCTTGCAGACCCTGTTCAATCTGGGCGGCTTCGAGATTGCCGCGCTGGTGGGGGCGTATTTGGCCTGCGCCCAGGAAGGCATCGTGGTGCTGGTGGACGGTTTCATTTGCACCGTCGCCGCGCTGGTCGCCACGCGCCTGAACCCGGCATGCCGTGAGTGGCTGGTGTTCGGCCACCGTGGCGCTGAGCCTGGGCATCGTCATGTGCTGCAACACCTTGACGCGCAGCCGCTGCTGGAACTGGGCCTGCGCCTGGGCGAAGGCAGTGGTGCTGTGTTGGCAGTGCCGTTGTTGCGCCTAGCCTGTGCATTGCACGGGCAGATGGCGACCTTCTCTGAAGCCGCCGTGGCAGACCGCCCGGCATGA
- a CDS encoding cobyric acid synthase yields MSTLMVQGTTSDAGKSTLVTALCRWLVRQGVAVVPFKPQNMALNSAVTAEGGEIGRAQAVQAQAANLAPHTDMNPVLLKPNSDTGSQVIIHGRAVTTMNAVAYHDYKAIAMQAVLASHARLSQAYPVVMVEGAGSPAEINLRANDIANMGFAEAVDCPVLLIADINRGGVFAHLVGTLELLSPTEQARVKGFIINRFRGDIALLQPGLDWLEARTGKPVVGVLPYVMDLHLEAEDGIDQRQIDKAAQVLKVVVPVLPRISNHTDFDPLRLHPQVDLQFIGPGQPIPATDLIILPGSKSVRSDLAYLRANGWDTAVARHLRYGGKVLGICGGLQMLGEQVHDPLGLEGPAGSSDGLGLLAFSTTLEEEKQLRNVRGRLLLENAEVSGYEIHAGVTCGDALSNAAVLLEDGRSDGAQSADGQILGTYLHGLFESPAACSALLRWAGLQDVQEVDYHALRERDIERLADLVENHLDTELLRKLCGI; encoded by the coding sequence ATGAGTACGCTGATGGTGCAGGGCACCACCTCCGATGCCGGCAAGAGCACGCTGGTGACCGCATTGTGCCGCTGGCTGGTACGCCAGGGCGTTGCCGTGGTGCCGTTCAAACCGCAGAACATGGCGCTCAACAGCGCCGTGACCGCTGAAGGCGGTGAAATCGGCCGTGCCCAGGCGGTGCAGGCCCAGGCCGCCAACCTGGCGCCCCATACCGACATGAACCCGGTGCTGCTCAAGCCCAACAGCGACACCGGCTCTCAAGTGATCATCCACGGCCGCGCCGTGACCACAATGAACGCAGTGGCCTATCACGACTACAAAGCCATCGCGATGCAAGCGGTGCTGGCCTCCCACGCGCGGTTGAGTCAGGCCTATCCCGTAGTCATGGTGGAAGGCGCTGGCTCCCCGGCGGAAATCAACCTGCGTGCCAATGACATCGCCAATATGGGTTTCGCCGAGGCGGTGGATTGCCCGGTGTTGCTGATCGCCGATATCAATCGCGGCGGGGTATTCGCCCATCTGGTCGGCACCCTGGAGCTGCTGTCACCCACGGAACAGGCGCGGGTCAAAGGCTTCATCATCAATCGTTTTCGCGGTGACATCGCGCTGTTGCAGCCGGGCCTGGACTGGTTGGAAGCGCGCACCGGCAAACCGGTGGTGGGCGTGTTGCCCTACGTGATGGACCTGCACCTCGAAGCGGAGGACGGCATCGACCAACGCCAGATCGACAAGGCGGCCCAGGTGCTCAAGGTGGTGGTGCCGGTGTTGCCGCGCATCAGCAACCATACGGATTTCGACCCGCTGCGCCTGCACCCCCAGGTGGATTTGCAATTCATTGGTCCGGGCCAGCCGATCCCTGCCACCGACCTGATTATCCTGCCGGGCTCGAAAAGTGTGCGTAGCGACCTGGCCTATCTGCGTGCCAACGGTTGGGACACCGCCGTGGCGCGGCACTTGCGCTATGGCGGCAAGGTGCTCGGCATTTGTGGCGGCTTGCAGATGCTCGGCGAGCAGGTACACGACCCGTTGGGCCTGGAAGGGCCTGCCGGCTCCAGTGATGGCCTGGGGCTGCTGGCGTTCAGTACCACGCTGGAAGAAGAGAAGCAGCTGCGCAATGTGCGGGGGCGCTTGTTGTTGGAGAATGCCGAGGTCAGCGGTTATGAGATCCATGCGGGCGTGACCTGCGGCGATGCTTTGTCGAATGCCGCCGTGCTGTTGGAGGATGGCCGCAGCGATGGCGCACAAAGTGCCGATGGGCAAATTCTTGGCACCTACTTGCACGGCTTGTTCGAAAGCCCGGCCGCGTGCAGCGCCTTGTTGCGCTGGGCCGGTTTGCAGGACGTGCAGGAAGTGGATTACCACGCCCTGCGCGAGCGCGATATCGAGCGCCTGGCTGATCTGGTGGAGAACCATTTGGATACTGAGTTGTTACGCAAACTATGTGGGATTTGA
- a CDS encoding adenosylcobinamide-GDP ribazoletransferase: MLPFWIALQFLSSLPIRLPGMPQPQELGRSLLFYPVVGLLFGVLLWALNSVLMGAPLLLHAALLLTAWVLLSGGLHLDGLADSADAWLGGFGDRERTLTIMKDPRSGPIAVVTLGLVLLLKFTALVALIEQHNGAALILAPLIGRASMLALFLTTRYVRAGGLGQALSDHLPRIVGQQVLILSGLACILIGGFSGGVAVLLAAICFVGLRQLMVNRLGGTTGDTAGALLELLEVVVLVGLAL, translated from the coding sequence ATGCTGCCGTTCTGGATCGCCCTGCAATTTCTCAGCAGCCTGCCGATTCGCCTGCCCGGCATGCCGCAGCCTCAGGAGCTGGGGCGTTCGCTGCTGTTTTATCCTGTCGTGGGCCTGTTGTTCGGCGTGCTGTTGTGGGCGCTGAACAGCGTATTGATGGGCGCGCCATTGCTGCTGCATGCCGCACTGTTGCTGACGGCCTGGGTATTGCTCAGTGGCGGCCTGCACCTGGATGGCCTGGCGGACAGCGCCGATGCCTGGCTGGGCGGCTTCGGTGACCGCGAGCGCACGCTCACCATCATGAAGGACCCGCGCAGCGGGCCGATTGCCGTGGTGACGCTTGGCTTGGTGCTGCTGCTCAAATTCACCGCGTTGGTGGCGTTGATCGAACAACACAACGGCGCCGCGCTGATCCTGGCCCCGCTGATCGGCCGGGCATCGATGCTGGCGCTGTTTCTCACCACGCGCTATGTGCGTGCCGGTGGACTGGGCCAGGCATTGTCGGATCATTTACCGAGGATCGTCGGTCAACAGGTGCTGATCCTCAGTGGACTTGCCTGCATCCTGATCGGCGGCTTCAGCGGCGGAGTTGCGGTATTGCTCGCGGCGATCTGTTTTGTGGGGCTGCGCCAACTGATGGTCAATCGCTTGGGCGGTACCACCGGCGACACCGCAGGGGCCTTGCTGGAACTGCTGGAGGTCGTGGTGTTGGTCGGCCTGGCGCTGTAA
- the cobC gene encoding alpha-ribazole phosphatase family protein: MTLHLDLLRHGETELGGGLRGSLDDALTANGWAQMREAVVAQGPWDRLISSPLQRCARFAEELGARLKLPVTLEKDLQELHFGAWEGQSAAALMETDAEGLGLFWADPYSFTPPEGEPVSDFSERVLGAVSRLYQAYAGERVLLISHGGVMRLLLAHARGLPREQLLNVEVAHAGLFSLQVAADGTLKEGV, from the coding sequence ATGACCTTGCACCTGGACCTGTTGCGCCACGGCGAAACCGAGCTGGGCGGTGGCCTGCGCGGCAGCCTGGACGACGCACTCACCGCCAACGGCTGGGCGCAGATGCGCGAGGCCGTGGTGGCGCAGGGGCCGTGGGACCGCTTGATCAGTTCGCCGCTGCAACGCTGTGCACGATTCGCCGAAGAGTTGGGTGCCCGGCTCAAGCTGCCGGTGACGCTGGAGAAGGACCTGCAAGAACTGCACTTCGGTGCCTGGGAAGGGCAGAGTGCAGCGGCGTTGATGGAGACCGACGCCGAAGGGCTGGGGCTGTTCTGGGCCGATCCTTATAGCTTTACACCGCCGGAAGGGGAGCCAGTCAGCGACTTTTCCGAGCGGGTTCTAGGCGCTGTCTCACGCTTGTATCAGGCGTATGCCGGTGAACGTGTGTTGTTGATCAGTCACGGCGGCGTGATGCGTCTGTTGCTGGCGCACGCGCGTGGCTTGCCCCGGGAGCAGTTGTTGAATGTCGAAGTCGCTCATGCTGGGTTGTTCAGCCTCCAAGTTGCAGCTGACGGCACGCTGAAGGAAGGAGTTTAG
- a CDS encoding MarR family winged helix-turn-helix transcriptional regulator: MLASQCLCTNLRRAARGVSRHYDGALDGFGINVAQYSLLCNLQRLDQPSISSLAEAMGLDRSTLGRNLRVLEGEGLVQLVEGDDLRNRLVMLTQEGEARLAAALPAWEAAQQKLIDQLGAEKRETLLALLDELA, translated from the coding sequence ATGCTTGCCTCCCAATGTTTGTGCACCAACCTGCGACGTGCCGCCCGTGGCGTCAGCAGGCATTACGACGGCGCTCTCGACGGCTTCGGGATCAACGTCGCCCAGTATTCTTTGCTGTGCAACCTGCAACGACTCGACCAGCCGAGTATTTCCAGCCTGGCGGAAGCCATGGGCCTGGATCGCAGCACCTTGGGCCGCAACCTGCGGGTGCTGGAAGGCGAGGGCCTGGTGCAACTGGTGGAAGGCGACGACCTGCGCAATCGCCTAGTGATGTTGACCCAGGAGGGGGAAGCGCGACTTGCCGCTGCATTACCCGCTTGGGAGGCGGCGCAGCAGAAATTGATCGATCAACTCGGTGCGGAAAAACGCGAAACCTTGTTGGCCTTGCTGGACGAACTCGCTTGA
- the cobU gene encoding bifunctional adenosylcobinamide kinase/adenosylcobinamide-phosphate guanylyltransferase has product MLQLILGGARSGKSRLAEKLASDSGLPVTYIATSQPLDGEMNARVALHRQRRPDHWGLIEEPVELARVLRENAATERCLLVDCLTLWLTNLLMLEDADRLAGERDQLLETLAALPGEIIFVSNETGLGVVPLGELTRRYVDEAGWLHQALAERCQRVVLTVAGLPLTLKGTAL; this is encoded by the coding sequence ATGCTCCAACTGATCCTCGGTGGCGCCCGTTCCGGCAAAAGCCGTCTTGCCGAAAAGCTCGCCAGCGACAGCGGCTTGCCGGTCACGTACATCGCCACCAGCCAACCTTTGGATGGCGAGATGAACGCGCGCGTTGCCCTGCATCGCCAGCGCCGCCCCGACCATTGGGGCCTTATTGAAGAACCCGTCGAACTGGCGCGTGTACTGCGTGAAAACGCGGCAACCGAGCGCTGCCTGCTGGTGGATTGCCTGACCTTGTGGCTCACCAATCTGCTGATGCTTGAGGATGCGGATCGTCTGGCAGGCGAGCGCGATCAACTGCTGGAAACCCTGGCCGCGCTGCCAGGTGAAATCATTTTTGTCAGCAACGAGACCGGTCTGGGTGTCGTGCCGCTGGGCGAATTGACTCGCCGCTATGTGGATGAAGCCGGTTGGCTGCATCAAGCCTTGGCCGAGCGATGTCAGCGTGTTGTCCTGACCGTCGCCGGCCTGCCCCTGACTTTGAAAGGTACTGCGTTATGA
- the cobD gene encoding threonine-phosphate decarboxylase CobD → MLEHGGRLRKAAIQYGIAEADWLDLSSGLAPWPWPIPEIPLRAWARLPETDDGLEQAASEYYGAAHLLPVPGSQAAIQLLPRLRRAGKVGVLSPCYAEHAEAWRRAGYVVREVQEQEVDFFLDGLDVLVVVNPNNPTGLSLSPQRLLDWHSRLAQRGGWLVVDEAFMDVTPQLSLAGQAHQVGLIVLRSFGKFFGLAGVRLGFVLAERKLLKLLAEQLGPWAVSGPTRVLGQACLRDTAGHAQQRARCIEAGQRLFALLERHGFPPHGGCALFQWLITPHAERVHEFMAQRGILLRLFVHDSSLRFGLPDTEADWQRLDEALAAYKDAT, encoded by the coding sequence ATGCTTGAGCACGGTGGTCGGCTGCGCAAGGCCGCGATTCAATACGGGATAGCCGAAGCCGACTGGCTCGACCTGTCCAGCGGCCTCGCGCCTTGGCCTTGGCCGATCCCCGAGATCCCGTTGCGCGCCTGGGCGCGCCTGCCGGAAACCGACGACGGCCTGGAGCAGGCCGCCAGCGAATACTATGGCGCTGCGCATCTATTGCCGGTGCCGGGTTCCCAGGCGGCGATCCAGTTGCTGCCGCGGCTGCGTCGCGCGGGCAAGGTCGGCGTGCTGTCGCCGTGCTATGCCGAACACGCCGAAGCCTGGCGCCGTGCCGGTTATGTGGTGCGCGAAGTGCAGGAGCAGGAAGTCGACTTCTTTCTTGATGGTCTCGACGTGCTGGTGGTGGTCAACCCCAACAATCCCACCGGCCTGAGCCTGAGCCCGCAACGCTTGCTGGATTGGCACTCGCGGCTGGCCCAGCGCGGCGGCTGGTTGGTGGTGGACGAAGCCTTCATGGATGTGACCCCGCAACTGAGCCTGGCGGGCCAGGCGCATCAGGTCGGTTTGATCGTGCTGCGCTCGTTCGGCAAGTTCTTCGGCCTGGCCGGCGTGCGACTGGGCTTTGTGTTGGCCGAGCGCAAGTTGCTCAAGTTACTCGCCGAGCAGCTTGGTCCCTGGGCGGTCAGCGGGCCGACGCGGGTGCTGGGCCAAGCGTGCCTGCGCGACACGGCCGGGCATGCGCAGCAACGTGCGCGTTGCATTGAGGCGGGCCAGCGTTTGTTCGCGTTGCTGGAGCGCCACGGTTTTCCACCCCACGGCGGCTGCGCGCTGTTCCAATGGCTGATCACGCCCCATGCCGAACGTGTGCACGAATTCATGGCCCAGCGCGGCATTCTGCTGCGGCTGTTCGTGCACGACAGCAGCCTGCGTTTCGGCCTGCCTGACACCGAGGCCGATTGGCAGCGCCTGGACGAAGCCCTGGCCGCCTATAAGGACGCGACATGA
- a CDS encoding SEL1-like repeat protein, giving the protein MKFRSVSPSVTDTPQTVTAPKRFSLKVALWLLDSPRLGHNTNVKHFAGRLLKQPAREGVVAAQSRLGQLMCRECGNARDRRIGHDLLRLAARAGDRRAQRELGQVED; this is encoded by the coding sequence ATGAAGTTTCGCTCAGTATCACCTTCTGTTACCGATACCCCTCAAACTGTTACCGCCCCCAAGCGCTTCTCCTTGAAAGTCGCCTTGTGGCTGCTCGACAGTCCGCGCCTGGGTCACAACACCAACGTCAAACACTTCGCCGGGCGCTTGCTCAAGCAGCCCGCCCGTGAAGGCGTGGTTGCGGCCCAAAGCCGCCTGGGTCAACTGATGTGCCGTGAATGCGGGAATGCCCGCGACCGCCGCATCGGCCACGACCTGTTGCGCCTGGCGGCTCGCGCCGGTGACCGTCGCGCCCAGCGTGAACTGGGCCAAGTCGAAGACTGA
- a CDS encoding glutathione peroxidase codes for MQMRWLAVPVLMAIGSAALAASCPPLLEGQLPKLRAKESIDLCQRFAGKPLVIVNTASFCGFAPQFKGLEALYQRYKGQGLEVIGVPSDDFKQEAKTGEETAKVCYVNYGVTFTMTEPQKVKGPDAVHLFKILAQQTDTPPKWNFYKYVVDRQGKVIANFSSLTKPDNPDLIKAVEQAIASKP; via the coding sequence ATGCAGATGCGTTGGCTCGCTGTACCCGTCCTGATGGCCATTGGCAGTGCCGCCCTGGCCGCCAGTTGCCCGCCGTTGCTGGAAGGCCAGTTGCCCAAGCTGCGCGCCAAGGAATCCATCGACCTGTGCCAGCGCTTCGCCGGCAAGCCCCTGGTCATCGTCAACACCGCCAGCTTCTGCGGGTTCGCCCCACAGTTCAAAGGTCTTGAAGCGTTGTACCAACGTTACAAGGGCCAAGGTTTGGAAGTGATCGGCGTGCCGTCCGATGACTTCAAGCAGGAAGCCAAGACCGGCGAAGAGACTGCCAAGGTCTGCTACGTGAATTACGGCGTGACCTTCACCATGACCGAGCCGCAGAAGGTCAAGGGGCCGGACGCGGTGCACCTGTTCAAGATCCTGGCGCAGCAGACCGACACGCCGCCGAAGTGGAATTTCTACAAGTACGTGGTGGATCGCCAGGGCAAGGTGATCGCCAATTTCTCCAGTTTGACCAAGCCGGACAATCCGGATTTGATCAAGGCAGTGGAACAGGCGATAGCGTCCAAGCCTTGA
- a CDS encoding MFS transporter produces MWRTSGWILVGSALILALSLGVRHGFGLFLAPMSSEFGWGRETFAFAIALQNLIWGLAQPFTGALADRFGATKAVFVGGVLYAVGLVLMGMSDSAWSLSLSAGLLIGIGLSGTSFSVILGVVGRAVAPEKRSMAMGIASAAGSFGQFAMVPGTLGLISWLGWSAALLVLGLMVALILPLVAMLKDRPLPAVAGQQTLREALKEACSHSGFWLLAFGFFVCGFQVVFIGVHLPAYLVDQHLPATVGTTVLALIGLFNIFGTYTAGWLGGRMSKPRLLTGLYLLRAVVIVLFLWAPVTEITAYLFGMAMGFLWLSTVPLTNGTVATLFGVRNLSMLGGIVFLFHQLGSFLGGWLGGVVYDRTGNYDLIWQVAILLSLLAAALNWPVRERPVARLQAQMEAA; encoded by the coding sequence ATGTGGCGCACCAGTGGCTGGATTCTTGTGGGGAGTGCGCTGATCCTGGCGTTGTCGTTGGGCGTGCGTCACGGTTTCGGCCTGTTCCTGGCGCCGATGAGCAGCGAGTTTGGCTGGGGCCGTGAGACTTTCGCCTTTGCCATTGCCTTGCAGAACCTGATCTGGGGCCTGGCGCAGCCCTTCACCGGTGCCCTGGCCGACCGTTTTGGTGCCACCAAAGCGGTGTTTGTCGGCGGTGTTCTTTACGCCGTTGGCCTGGTGTTGATGGGCATGTCCGATTCGGCGTGGTCGTTGTCTCTCAGTGCGGGCTTGCTGATTGGTATCGGCCTGTCCGGCACCTCGTTCTCGGTGATTCTGGGTGTAGTCGGGCGGGCCGTGGCGCCGGAAAAACGCAGCATGGCGATGGGCATCGCGAGTGCTGCCGGTTCGTTCGGTCAGTTCGCCATGGTGCCTGGCACTTTGGGTTTGATCAGCTGGCTGGGCTGGTCGGCGGCACTGCTGGTGCTTGGCCTGATGGTGGCGTTGATTCTGCCGCTGGTCGCCATGCTCAAGGACCGACCATTACCGGCGGTGGCGGGCCAGCAGACCTTGCGTGAAGCCTTGAAGGAAGCCTGCTCCCATTCCGGTTTCTGGCTGTTGGCGTTCGGCTTTTTTGTCTGCGGTTTCCAAGTGGTGTTTATCGGCGTGCATCTGCCGGCTTATCTGGTGGACCAGCACTTGCCGGCCACCGTCGGCACCACGGTGCTGGCACTGATTGGGCTGTTCAATATCTTCGGGACCTACACCGCCGGCTGGCTCGGCGGGCGCATGTCCAAACCGCGCTTGCTCACCGGGTTGTACCTGTTGCGTGCAGTGGTGATCGTGCTGTTTCTGTGGGCGCCGGTCACCGAGATCACGGCCTACCTGTTTGGCATGGCGATGGGCTTCCTGTGGCTATCCACGGTGCCGCTGACCAACGGCACCGTGGCCACGCTGTTTGGTGTGCGAAACCTCTCCATGCTCGGCGGCATCGTGTTCCTGTTCCACCAGCTGGGTTCATTCCTGGGTGGTTGGTTGGGCGGGGTAGTCTATGATCGAACCGGCAACTACGATTTGATCTGGCAGGTGGCGATTCTGTTGAGCCTGCTCGCCGCCGCCCTGAACTGGCCGGTGCGTGAGCGGCCGGTGGCGCGCTTGCAGGCGCAGATGGAGGCGGCATGA
- the rmuC gene encoding DNA recombination protein RmuC encodes MLEERLATAQLAQEGLAAQLDASRDEISDLSQANAAKQADLAAVRREVELLQIDRDNARDAAHAWNLDRSAKETELRRLDALSAALRAELREQQDSHQQRLTDLQGSRDELRAQFAELAGKIFDEREQRFAETSQERLGQLLDPLKERIQSFEKRVEESYQNEARERFSLAKELERLQQLNLRLSDEATNLTRALKGQKTQGNWGELILERVLEHAGLEKGREYQTQVSLKGPDGERFQPDVLIMLPGDKQVVVDSKVSLTAYQQYVAADDEVIGQAALKQHVLSLRNHVKGLAGKDYKRLEGLHSLDFVLLFVPIEAAFSAALQAEPNLFQEAFDRHIVIVSPTTLLATLRVIDSLWKQERQSQNAREIAERAGWLYDKFVLFIQDLDEVGNRLQQLDKAYSAARNKLTDGRGNLVSRTEQLRLLGARASKSLPADLLERAMTDSDGVAHLPE; translated from the coding sequence CTGCTCGAAGAGCGCCTGGCCACTGCGCAACTGGCCCAGGAGGGCCTCGCCGCACAGTTGGATGCCAGCCGCGACGAGATCAGCGATCTGAGCCAGGCGAATGCTGCCAAACAGGCCGACCTGGCGGCCGTACGCCGCGAAGTCGAACTGCTGCAGATCGACCGCGACAATGCCCGCGACGCCGCCCACGCCTGGAACCTCGACCGTAGCGCCAAGGAGACCGAGCTGCGCCGTCTCGATGCTCTGTCAGCGGCCTTGCGCGCCGAACTGCGGGAACAACAGGACAGCCATCAACAGCGCCTCACTGACCTGCAAGGCTCACGGGATGAGCTGCGCGCGCAGTTCGCCGAGCTGGCCGGCAAGATTTTCGATGAGCGCGAACAGCGCTTCGCCGAAACCAGCCAGGAGCGCCTGGGCCAATTGCTTGATCCGTTGAAAGAGCGCATCCAGTCCTTCGAAAAACGCGTGGAAGAAAGCTACCAGAACGAGGCCCGCGAGCGTTTTTCCCTGGCTAAAGAGCTGGAGCGCCTACAGCAACTGAACCTGCGTCTGTCGGACGAAGCCACCAACCTGACCCGTGCTTTGAAGGGCCAGAAAACCCAAGGCAACTGGGGCGAGCTGATTCTTGAGCGGGTGCTGGAGCATGCGGGCCTGGAAAAAGGCCGCGAGTACCAGACTCAAGTCAGCCTCAAGGGCCCGGATGGCGAGCGCTTCCAGCCCGACGTGCTGATCATGTTGCCCGGCGACAAGCAGGTGGTGGTGGACTCCAAGGTCAGCCTCACTGCTTACCAGCAGTACGTGGCGGCGGATGATGAGGTCATCGGCCAGGCGGCCCTGAAGCAACATGTGCTGTCGCTGCGAAACCACGTCAAAGGCTTGGCCGGCAAGGATTACAAACGCCTGGAAGGCCTGCACAGCCTGGATTTCGTGTTGCTGTTCGTGCCTATTGAAGCGGCGTTTTCCGCTGCGTTGCAGGCCGAGCCGAACCTGTTCCAGGAAGCTTTCGACCGCCATATCGTGATCGTCAGCCCGACCACGTTGCTGGCCACCCTGCGGGTGATCGACAGCCTGTGGAAGCAGGAGCGCCAGAGCCAGAATGCCCGGGAAATCGCCGAGCGCGCCGGTTGGCTGTACGACAAGTTCGTGTTGTTTATCCAGGACCTGGATGAAGTGGGTAACCGTTTGCAGCAGTTGGATAAGGCTTACAGTGCGGCGCGTAACAAGCTGACAGATGGACGCGGAAATCTGGTCAGCCGGACTGAGCAATTGAGGTTGCTCGGTGCGCGGGCGAGTAAGAGCCTTCCCGCTGACCTGCTGGAGCGGGCGATGACGGACTCAGATGGCGTGGCCCATCTGCCCGAATAA